CTCTGCAGCTGGTGCGGGGATGGGAGGGGGCCTCGGTgtgcggggaggggaggggggggggctcggcctggcccccccccggggccctGGCTGAGGGGAGGCTCCCGGTAaaacctctccttcctcagGCCGTGGGGAAGATGACGGCAGAGCGGGGTTACTGGAACAGCCTGACTCCCCTGCAGAAAGTGGCGGTGGTCCTGGGGATCCCGGCCAGCGCCACTGTCCTCTACATCCTGTACCGCAGGTACCGGGAGAGCCGAGGTGGGTGTTGCAGCCCCCATGCCATTCCCACCCGTGGGCTTGAGCGTTCAGCCACCTTCCCCACCGGACCCCAACGTCCCCTTGCCTTCCCCAAATGTGCTGAGGTGCTCAGGAACAACCCTGAGGCTTTCAGAGCTGCCTTGGGTCCCTTCCCAGGAGACAGGGAGGCTGTTGGAGTAGCTTTGTCAGCTCTGAATTTCCCTCATGCTGTTTATAACCCCCTCGGGGgtttcccttcccctgccatgGGGACCCGCCGCTGTCACTCTGCCCTTTTCCCCTCAGAGGAGCGGCTGACCTTCGTGGGAGATGAGGAGCTGGAAATCCAGATGCGAGTACCCCGGGCGGCCATGAAATCCATCATCGGCCGGAAGGGAGCCACAATCAAAAAGGTAAGCCATGCCAGAGGCTTGTGGGGGTGACAAGGAAAGGCTAAGTTTACTGGGAGCCCCAGTAAATGGCAGACGGTGGGGCTGGAtcccccccaccctgtgccCACAGCTAAGGCAAGAGACGGGGGCTCACATCGAGGTGGAGAGAGAGGACGAGGGTGAGGAGACAGTGCTGCTGATCTCGGGCTCCCCCAGCCAAGTCTGCCGGGCGAAAGCCACCGTCCACCAGATAGTGATGGAGAGCACCCTGGTGTCGGAGCAGCTCTGCGTGCCCCAGAGAGCCGTCGGCAGGATTATCGGTACCTCCCCCTCCCTAGGGAGGCAGGGGACAGCGGGAGGTGTCCCCGGTTTACCCGCTGGGTGTCTGTGGTGGCACAATTGCTGTTGAAAGGCCTGATGGCACAAGCATGTCGGGGCAGCCTGTGGGATGGAGGCTGGCTCCTGCTCTGAGTCcactctgcctcagtttcccggGGCGCTCTCTCCTGTAGGCCGGGGCGGCGAGACAGTGCGGGGCATCTGCCGCAGCTCGGGGGCCAAAGTGCTCTGCGAGCACGAGGCTGACGCCGGCCTGGCCCCAGTCAGGGTCATCCAGCTTTCGGGGACGCGGAAGGAGGTGGCAGCCGCCAAGGTGAGcgggaggcagcggggctgggggacggCTCGGCCCCCCAGCCCAACgctctcctttttccctccaAGGAGCTCATCATGAAGAAGCTGATGGAAGATGACGTCTTCCGGAAGGAGCTGGCCCAGTCAACGGCGATGCGGTGCCAGCGCAAGCAGCCCCTGGGCAGCCggcgggagcaggagctgctccctgccaggaTGCTGGAGCACAGGGAAGAGGACAGGGGCTCATTCTGGGCTGATGGCTCGCTCCTAGGCCAGGCTGCCTttgaggaggtggaggagctggaggatgAGAGCGagaagctggaggagctggcGGCGGGGCCTGACACAGCAGTACCAAAATTTGAAGGTGAGAGAAGTGTTTGTGTTGTCCCCAAGGGTGCAATGGGAAAACTGTGCTGGGGAGAATGTAATTTCCTCGGGTCCCCTGGGGACCTGCGGAGTGTCGGGAGCCGTTTTAACGGTGCTGGGTCACCCCGGGCTGCCTCCAGCTTTGTCTCCCAGACTCTCTCCCTCCGTCCCTGTGCTGGATGCTGACGTGGCTAGAGCCCAGGCCAGGCAGGATGGCTCAGCCGCCTCCCAGGCTCTTTCTGTTGTCCTTTGTCCCACGGATGGCCTGAGATGGGTCTCTGTGAGTGGGATCTGCGGGTCGGCTTCTGCTCTCACCTCGTCTTGCATTATCCCCGTCTCtgtggggggctgggggggtctccTCGGCTGCCCCATCTGGCTCTCACCGGGGCTCCCCGCGCCTCTCCCATAGTTCCCAGTCCTGATTTTAGCTTCCACGCTGATGAGCACCTGGAAGTTTATGTCTCAGCCACGGAAAACCCCAGCCACTTCTGGATCCAGATCATCGGCCAGCGCAGCCTGCAGCTGGACAAACTGACCACCGAGATGCGGCAGTACTACCAGAGCAGTGGCCACACGGTGAGACCCCACGGGGCGCCAGCCTCGTGTTGTTGTCCATGTGTGTGTCGTTTCCCCTCACCTGTCCCAGGGAGGTCACCCACCCTGTCCCGTCCCCacccccaggcagagctctcGACCGTCCAAGCAGGGGACATCGTGGCC
This genomic interval from Buteo buteo chromosome 11, bButBut1.hap1.1, whole genome shotgun sequence contains the following:
- the TDRKH gene encoding tudor and KH domain-containing protein, with amino-acid sequence MTAERGYWNSLTPLQKVAVVLGIPASATVLYILYRRYRESREERLTFVGDEELEIQMRVPRAAMKSIIGRKGATIKKLRQETGAHIEVEREDEGEETVLLISGSPSQVCRAKATVHQIVMESTLVSEQLCVPQRAVGRIIGRGGETVRGICRSSGAKVLCEHEADAGLAPVRVIQLSGTRKEVAAAKELIMKKLMEDDVFRKELAQSTAMRCQRKQPLGSRREQELLPARMLEHREEDRGSFWADGSLLGQAAFEEVEELEDESEKLEELAAGPDTAVPKFEVPSPDFSFHADEHLEVYVSATENPSHFWIQIIGQRSLQLDKLTTEMRQYYQSSGHTAELSTVQAGDIVAAPYVDGSNWYRARVLGMLENGNFDLYYVDFGDNGEAPREALRALRSDFLSLPFQAIECSLAGILPAGAEWEEAALDAFDRLTHCAMWKPLLAKISSYVPSGLGARPNIRLYGLHHGENLDVGAELVRLGYAIPCPQEEEEEGARPPKEAMAKTPENVTCGSLASLTSEPLTSPAVTPLAPAGLSPSDTSGSSEDFCMTEGSAR